A window of Terriglobales bacterium genomic DNA:
CACGCTCTGCTTCAGCAGGATCTCCTTGCCGCGGCGCAGGCCGGCGTCGCAGGTGATCACCACCTCGGCTTCCAGGTCCTCGATGCGCGTCTTCAGCGCCTCCGCCGAGAAGCCGCCAAAGACGACCGAGTGCGTCACGCCCAGGCGCGCGCACGCCAGCATGGCGATGGCCGCCTCCGGAATCATCGGCATGTAAAGGATGGCGCGCGAGCCCGGCTTGAGCCCCAGCCCTTTGAGCGCGTTGGCGAACTTCGCCACCCGCCGGTGCAGCTCCTGATACGTCAGGATGCGCTGCTCGAAGTTCTCGCCCTCCCAGATGATCGCCGCCTGATTGTTCCTGGAAATGATGTTGGTGTCGAACGGACCTTGGTCGGTGCCCCGTGTCTGCGCGGCGCTTTTCCGCGCAGACGTGGGGTAAGAAAGGTGCCGGTCCAGACAGTTGTACGCCACGTTCGTCTTCCCGCCCACGAACCATTTCGCGAACGGCGGCGTCGACCAGTCCAGCACCTTCTGCCACGGCGCGAACCAGTGCAACCTGCGAGCGCGCTCCGCCCAGAACGCTTCGGGATCGCGCTGCGCTTCCGCGTACAGCCGCTCGTACTCCTCCATCGAGCGGATAGAGGCAGTTTCCTGGAAATGCGGCGGTGGAAGAAAGGTTTCCTTCAGGTCCATGGACTCACCGGAAACTCAGCATTGTACCGGAGAGCCCGCGGGAAACGAGAAACCCTAACCGAGAAACGGCTTTGACGGTGCCCCATGTCTGCGCAATGCTTTTCCGCGCAGACATGGGGGGGAAACTGGCCACTGACCACTGGCCACTGACTACTGCTGTAAATGCGCTTCCAGGAACCACAGGTCCTTGTCCGCCGCGCGCGAGATTTCCGTGAACACGTCGGCGGTGGACTTGTCGCCCAGCCGGTCGCTCTCATCGATCGCCGCGCGCACCGCTGCCGCCAGTTTGGCCAGGCGCTCTGCCAGGGCGCGCACATGATCGGCGCCGGCCACGGCGTCCAGTTCATACTCGGCGAGCGAACTCGCCGACGCCGCCTGCCGCGCCGTGCCGTTGGCCACTCCCCCCAGCGCCGTGACGCGCTCGGCGAGCAGGTCGCTGTGGGCTTCCAGGTTCGTGGCGATCCGGTCGAACAGTTCATGCAATTGCTGGAACTGCGCTCCCTTCACGTTCCAGTGGGCGTATTTGGCCTGCGTCTTCAGGTCGATGGTGTCCGCCAGCCGCGCGTTCAGCAGCGCGATGAGCGCGGCCCGCTGTTTCTCGGGGATATCGATGCGGGTGGCGAACGTCCGGAGGGTGACCGTCTTGATAGCGCTTGGTGCGGTTGCAATTGCCATATCTTCTCTCCTTATCATTAGATGATAGGCCTTCCGCGCAGGGTGCTGAAAGTGACGCCGGTCACGAGGCAGTTCTCAGTTCGCAGAGGCAGTTCTCAGTTCCCAGTCGCCAGCCGCTGGCCACCGGCTACTAGGTACTGACTGCTGGCGACTGGCAACTGGCAACTGGCCACTGACCACTGACCACTGCTTTCCCGCATCTAACTAACGAGGAGGTGCTCATGCGTTGGAGACTCCTCAGCACTCTTATTCTGCTACTGGGATTCTTTGTCTCGACGGCCGCCCCCGCCCTGGCGCACAACAACGGCAGGGGCAGAGGAAAGGGCAAGGGCGTAGTGGTCCGCCGCTGGGACGGTCATCGGGACCGCCGTCATCGCGGACGCGCCGTGATCGTGACCCAGCGCCCGGTGCGCACCCGCAACGTGGCCTTCTTCGGTAGCGGGTTCGATCATCCTCCGGGCTGGAGCCGCGGCCGCAAGGTGGGCTGGGGCAACTGCAACCTGCCGCCCGGCCAGGCCAAGAAATACGGCTGTACGCCGGCCTTCCTGCGCCGCTCGGTGCTGGTCCGCTACCCGCTGGCCAACAACCGCTTCTGGATCGTGCGCGTGCCCACCGACTTCCGCGGCTGGTACGTCATCGATAACGGCAACCGCCTCTGGGTGGACGACCGCGGCCGCTTC
This region includes:
- the dps gene encoding DNA starvation/stationary phase protection protein Dps, with the protein product MAIATAPSAIKTVTLRTFATRIDIPEKQRAALIALLNARLADTIDLKTQAKYAHWNVKGAQFQQLHELFDRIATNLEAHSDLLAERVTALGGVANGTARQAASASSLAEYELDAVAGADHVRALAERLAKLAAAVRAAIDESDRLGDKSTADVFTEISRAADKDLWFLEAHLQQ